From a region of the Pseudoxanthobacter soli DSM 19599 genome:
- the hemW gene encoding radical SAM family heme chaperone HemW yields the protein MDAAQVIGTQVTGTQVIDQTDRAAGGSGEGFGIYVHWPFCAAKCPYCDFNSHVRHKPVDQTRFARAFEAEIATAGARVPGRRVTSVFFGGGTPSLMEPSTVGTVLDAIAATWAVDADVEITLEANPSSVEAGRFAGYRAAGVNRVSLGVQALDDAPLRALGRIHDAAQARDAIAIAQRVFPRSSFDLIYARPGQTAAAWEEELGRALAMAGEHLSLYQLTIEPGTPFAALHEKGRLVTPPDDEAAALYELTQDICAAHGLPAYEISNHARPGAESRHNLVYWRTNDYVGVGPGAHGRLSQGNGRWATACERHPESWLERVERTGSGIIDETVLTAEETADEFLLMGLRLAEGIDLDRYAALGGRPVPAARLADFTEEGLILRRANGRIAATPRGRLVLNALVAALAA from the coding sequence ATGGACGCCGCCCAGGTCATAGGCACACAGGTCACAGGCACACAGGTCATCGACCAGACCGATCGCGCCGCAGGCGGCTCCGGCGAGGGGTTCGGCATCTACGTGCACTGGCCTTTCTGCGCGGCCAAGTGCCCCTATTGCGACTTCAACAGCCATGTCCGCCACAAGCCCGTCGACCAGACGCGGTTCGCCCGCGCCTTCGAGGCGGAGATCGCGACCGCCGGCGCACGGGTGCCGGGCCGGCGCGTGACCTCGGTGTTCTTCGGCGGCGGCACGCCCTCGCTGATGGAGCCTTCGACGGTCGGCACCGTGCTCGACGCCATTGCCGCCACATGGGCGGTCGACGCGGACGTGGAAATCACGCTTGAGGCCAATCCGTCGAGCGTCGAGGCAGGCAGGTTCGCCGGCTACCGCGCCGCCGGTGTCAATCGCGTCTCGCTCGGGGTCCAGGCGCTCGACGATGCGCCGCTGAGGGCGCTCGGCCGCATCCACGACGCCGCACAGGCGCGGGACGCCATCGCCATCGCCCAGCGGGTGTTTCCGCGCTCCTCGTTCGACCTGATCTACGCCCGGCCCGGCCAGACGGCCGCCGCCTGGGAAGAGGAACTCGGCCGTGCGCTGGCGATGGCCGGCGAGCACCTCTCGCTCTACCAGCTCACCATCGAGCCCGGCACGCCGTTCGCCGCCCTGCACGAGAAGGGCCGCCTCGTGACACCGCCCGACGACGAGGCCGCCGCTCTGTACGAACTCACCCAGGACATCTGTGCCGCCCACGGGCTGCCGGCCTACGAGATCTCGAACCACGCCCGGCCCGGCGCGGAAAGCCGGCACAATCTGGTCTACTGGCGGACGAACGACTATGTCGGCGTCGGCCCCGGTGCCCACGGCCGGCTGAGCCAGGGCAACGGCCGCTGGGCCACGGCATGCGAACGGCACCCGGAAAGCTGGCTCGAACGGGTCGAACGCACCGGCAGCGGCATCATCGACGAGACGGTCCTGACGGCGGAGGAAACCGCGGACGAGTTCCTGCTGATGGGGCTGCGGCTCGCCGAAGGCATCGACCTCGACCGCTACGCCGCCCTCGGCGGACGGCCGGTTCCCGCCGCACGGCTCGCCGATTTCACCGAGGAAGGGCTTATCCTCCGCCGGGCGAACGGACGGATCGCCGCCACCCCGCGCGGCAGGCTCGTGCTGAACGCCCTCGTCGCGGCGCTGGCCGCCTGA
- the rdgB gene encoding RdgB/HAM1 family non-canonical purine NTP pyrophosphatase, whose translation MTQPARRLSEPRLVVATHNKGKLAEIGFLVAPFGIETVSAGALGLPEPDETETTFEGNARLKAVAAATASGLPALADDSGLAVDALDGAPGIYSARWAGPDKDFARAMRNVEEKLQAAGAVTPEARRAKFVAALCLAWPDGHIETFVGEVHGTLVWPPRGERGFGYDPMFLPDGHDRTFGEMSSEEKHGLDADGGGLSHRARAFRLFADACLKA comes from the coding sequence AAGCTCGCCGAGATCGGCTTCCTCGTGGCGCCTTTCGGCATCGAGACGGTGTCGGCGGGCGCGCTGGGGCTGCCGGAGCCGGATGAGACCGAGACCACCTTCGAGGGCAACGCCCGGCTTAAGGCTGTCGCCGCCGCGACCGCGTCCGGTCTTCCGGCGCTCGCCGACGATTCCGGTCTTGCGGTCGATGCCCTCGACGGCGCGCCGGGCATCTATTCGGCGCGTTGGGCCGGGCCGGACAAGGATTTCGCGCGCGCCATGCGGAACGTGGAGGAAAAGCTCCAGGCCGCCGGCGCGGTGACGCCGGAGGCGCGGCGGGCGAAGTTCGTCGCGGCGCTCTGCCTTGCCTGGCCGGACGGGCACATCGAGACCTTCGTCGGCGAGGTGCACGGCACGCTGGTGTGGCCGCCGCGCGGCGAGCGCGGTTTCGGCTATGACCCGATGTTCCTGCCCGACGGCCACGACCGCACCTTCGGCGAGATGTCGAGCGAGGAAAAGCATGGACTGGACGCGGACGGCGGCGGACTGTCCCACCGCGCCCGCGCCTTCCGCCTGTTCGCCGACGCCTGCCTGAAGGCGTGA